CAGGCTCATGGCCACGCCGTGCGGCGGCTTATCGCCTTCGTGCTCGTCCTCGGTCTCGATGACTAGAGCAGAGTCTTCCGGGCTCAGGTGCCGCGACGAGTACAGGGTCCACGCGATGAACGCTGCGAGACCGACCACGAGCAAGGTCGCGTCGACACGCGTGATCGACCCGCCAAAGAGCGTGGCGACCAGCGCAAGCGTCACGATGATGAGCAGTGGGACCTCGCGGCGGACCACGCCGCCCCGGACGCGAGCTGGCTTGATGATCGACGCGATGCCCAGCACCAGGCCGATGTTCGCGACGTTCGAGCCGATGACGGTGCCCACGATCAGGTCGCTCTGTCCCTTCAGCACGGCGCCGATGCCCGTTGCCAGCTCGGGCATGCTGGTACCAAAGGCCACGACCGTCAGGCCAATGATGAACGTGGGGACGCCCAGGCGTCGGGCTAGCGACACGGCCCCGCGAAGCATGATCTCTGCTCCGCCCACCAGCAGCGTGATGCCGAGCAGCAACCACAGGATCGAAACCAGGTTCTGCAAGGCGGCCGTGCTCCACGAGTGGCAATAGGGATAGCCCGATCGAGTCCGTCGATCGGTCCCGATGGTAGGAGAGTGGTCGTCGGGCTTCGGGCCGGCGGTCTCGCGTGCGGGTCAGCCCCCGTCGAGCGACAGCCACTCGGGCAGCACAGGAACGACCACGAGCGCGACCGGCCGAGCCGTGCCGTCTGGACCGAAGGTCGAGAGGACCGCCTTGCCAATGCTCGAACCGGTTGGAACGGGGCCGACCTCGTCGGCCGCTTGCTCCTTGTCGGCCACGGTGATCACCAACGCATGGCCGCGTGGGATGGAGCCGCGCAGCAACAAACGCTCGAACACCGGGCCGGCGTCGAGATCGCTCGGCGGGCCAGCGTCGAGGTCGAGCCGATCGGCAAGCCTTGCCGCGAAGGTGCGGGCAGAGCCCTCCGACCGCAGGTACTGCGGACACAACTCGAGGCGGAGCACCGGGCCGCTGATGCCCGGAGCAGGCCAGGCCCGGCCGATGAGCGCCATGCGGCCGGCTCCGAGGATGAGTGGTCCAGCATCGGTCTCGAGCCGCTGCGTTGAGAAGGGGACGCCCATAGCCATGTGCGACCAGGTGGTCGTGGCGCCCCACCAGACCCGCTCCAGTGGCCCCGGGACGCCCATCGCGTTGCGCAGGCTCGCGAGTTCGTCGATGGGCACGAGCGCGAAACGCATTCCGTTCTGCGTCCAGACCTGCACGGCCGCCGCGTCGAGGGCGTCGCGCGTGTTGGCGTACTGGTCGACTGCCTCGCGTCCGGGGCGATCGATCAGACCTTCCGACCTTGATGCCACGAACTGCTCGAACGTGTTGAGTGGGCCGTCCTCGGGTTCGGCGGGCGGACCCGCCTGGCTTGCCGTCGACACCACGAGCGGCCCGTCCGGGTCTTCTTCGGCACTGGCGATGCGTTCGGCCTCGATGGCCAGCCATTCGCCGTAGAGCGCTTCGAGTTGCGCGTTGCTCCGAGCCCGCTTCCACGACGTGGCGTCGAGCGCCCACGTGCGCAGCTCCATCCCATAGCCAGCCAGGCGCGTCACCGGCTCCTCGTCCACCGGAGGCGCATCGGGAATGCGGATCTGCTTCGCGCAGCCACCTCCGATCAGCCACGCCGAGCACGCGGTCGCTGCAAGCAACACGCGGGCGGCGCAGGCTGGTCGGGCTCGGGTCATCGGTGCGGCTTGAGAAGGTCAGGACGCGTCGAGCTGGTTGATCCGGTCGATGAGCTTGCGGACCAAGCCGAAGTCTCGCCTGGTGTGGGTGAAGCTGATGCGTGGGAGGTCGAGGAACTCGTCCTCATATTCGTGCGGCCCGCCCTGGCGGATCTGGCCTTCTTTAACCAGGCGGGCGAATTCGTCGTTGAGCGTCGCCAGGTGCTCGTCGCTCAGCCGGCGGCGGACGCGGATGATCAATTCGTCTCCGGCGTAGCGCGAGCTGTGGTAGTTGCGGTAGAAA
This Phycisphaerales bacterium DNA region includes the following protein-coding sequences:
- a CDS encoding calcium/sodium antiporter, which gives rise to MQNLVSILWLLLGITLLVGGAEIMLRGAVSLARRLGVPTFIIGLTVVAFGTSMPELATGIGAVLKGQSDLIVGTVIGSNVANIGLVLGIASIIKPARVRGGVVRREVPLLIIVTLALVATLFGGSITRVDATLLVVGLAAFIAWTLYSSRHLSPEDSALVIETEDEHEGDKPPHGVAMSLVLVAIGLGGMVIGSDRAVLGATDLAVTLGVPAFLIGLTMVAFGTSLPEVVTTVMAALKGHSDLAVGNVLGSNIFNILCVVGVSGLIGELQVPDIAVQRDAWVMLGLTLLLLPIMVTRFTVSRIEGCLLLTVYAVYVTLVMTL